From a single Fusarium fujikuroi IMI 58289 draft genome, chromosome FFUJ_chr03 genomic region:
- a CDS encoding related to beta-mannosidase translates to MLRQIHLDKGWKFKQASSLNDGAASSFLPVAQFPTVAHIDLLHHELIPDPYIDINELKCLWVNDADWTYRTEEISPLDLKSNEKAELVFEGLDTVVDVYLNDSHILFSNNMHRSHRIDVTDMLRGTEKPSVLELRFRAAPAYGRSERERIGYKTTKVGRGVSFGGSERLFVRKAQYHWGWDWGPAVNTSGPWKPIYLEVYESRIIDLRVTQNVAPDLSSVDIKVEAQLEGHESINEVKVQLLDVETGAIVVDDKALKSTKGALSFTIKLNKPKLWYPFLYGEQNLYLLQVSIPNHTVSRKLGMRRLRLLQHPLKDKPGTSFIFEVNNIRLFSGGSCWIPADFMLPRVSKSTYERWITVAKAGNQSMIRVWGGGIVESDDFYGICDREGIMVWQDFLYACGNYPASPDFVANVKIEAEQQVQRVGHHPSLVLWCGNNEDYMCADGDRCWEVDYSDTTGPWDKTTFPAREIYERTLPSVIKASGTDVPYWISSPYGGSYSNDTTVGDTHCWDVWHGKMSPYQDYKAYMSRFISEFGFESAPSLQTLHRAITSPQERHAQSRTFDVHDKGPGHQRRYPMYMGENYRFRMNPLKDFVYCTQFLQAEAMAYAYNCWRREFRGPEEENCGGVLVWQLNDIWPGISWALVDVDMNPKPAYYITKRALDKVVVGMERVVTEKPPYITTGYLDKKHKVDVWAVNGHLHEIRVTLEVKAFDIQSGKAVQWKGAVTSNEHVLKGNRSTELMAGLDIPNPDETVLVAYIRDVSSGEQLARWVSWPEPLKYVHMSSDLEVTTEVVDSGSAIVVRANAPAKGVVLSASDSDAKNLVFDNNFIDLVPDEEVRVGVTGLLGDGVDVRFLYDWELEPGFKL, encoded by the coding sequence ATGTTGCGTCAAATCCACCTGGACAAAGGTTGGAAATTCAAGCAAGCCAGTTCTCTCAACGATGGCGCTGCTTCGTCCTTCCTACCCGTCGCCCAGTTTCCAACTGTCGCTCATATCGATCTTTTGCATCATGAGTTGATCCCCGATCCCTACATCGACATCAATGAACTAAAGTGTCTTTGGGTCAATGATGCCGACTGGACGTATCGTACCGAGGAGATTTCCCCACTCGATCTAAAGTCGAACGAAAAGGCAGAACTTGTCTTTGAGGGCCTTGATACTGTGGTTGACGTGTATCTGAATGATTCGCATATCTTGTTCAGCAATAATATGCATAGGTCTCATCGTATCGATGTCACCGATATGCTGCGGGGCACAGAGAAACCATCTGTTCTTGAGCTCCGGTTCAGAGCTGCTCCAGCATATGGTCGTTCTGAACGCGAGCGTATTGGATACAAAACTACCAAGGTTGGAAGAGGTGTCAGCTTTGGCGGCTCTGAGAGGCTCTTTGTAAGGAAAGCTCAATATCATTGGGGTTGGGACTGGGGACCAGCCGTCAACACTAGTGGTCCTTGGAAGCCCATATACTTGGAGGTCTATGAGTCGCGCATCATTGATCTCAGGGTCACACAGAATGTTGCCCCAGATCTCTCTTCTGTGGACATCAAAGTCGAAGCCCAATTGGAGGGTCACGAGAGTATCAATGAGGTCAAGGTTCAGTTACTGGACGTTGAAACAGGGGCCATCGTAGTTGATGATAAAGCATTGAAATCGACCAAGGGAGCCCTATCCTTCACGATCAAACTCAACAAACCAAAGCTATGGTACCCGTTCTTGTATGGAGAACAGAACCTCTATCTCCTTCAAGTCAGCATTCCCAATCACACTGTGAGCAGAAAGTTGGGCATGAGAAGATTGCGTCTACTACAGCACCCACTCAAAGACAAGCCAGGAACTTCATTCATCTTTGAAGTCAACAACATTCGGCTCTTCAGCGGAGGCTCTTGTTGGATTCCCGCGGACTTCATGCTACCGCGAGTGTCAAAGAGCACCTACGAGAGATGGATCACTGTTGCCAAAGCAGGAAACCAGTCCATGATTCGTGTCTGGGGTGGCGGGATTGTTGAAAGCGACGACTTTTATGGCATATGTGACCGTGAAGGCATCATGGTCTGGCAAGACTTCTTATACGCATGCGGAAACTACCCAGCCTCGCCAGACTTCGTTGCCAACGTCAAGATTGAAGCGGAACAGCAAGTACAGCGTGTTggtcatcatccatctcttgtcTTGTGGTGCGGAAACAATGAGGATTACATGTGCGCAGACGGAGATCGGTGCTGGGAGGTTGACTACAGTGACACTACCGGTCCATGGGACAAGACCACATTTCCAGCACGCGAGATCTACGAACGCACTCTCCCTTCCGTCATCAAAGCATCAGGAACTGATGTGCCGTATTGGATTAGCTCCCCTTACGGTGGAAGCTACTCCAACGACACAACGGTTGGTGACACGCACTGCTGGGATGTGTGGCATGGCAAGATGTCACCATACCAAGACTACAAAGCCTACATGTCTCGCTTCATCTCGGAGTTTGGCTTCGAGTCAGCTCCCAGTCTCCAGACTCTCCATCGAGCTATCACGTCTCCCCAGGAGCGCCACGCACAGTCGAGGACCTTCGACGTCCACGATAAAGGCCCTGGTCATCAAAGACGGTACCCAATGTACATGGGCGAGAACTATCGCTTCCGCATGAATCCTCTCAAAGACTTTGTGTACTGCACACAGTTTTTGCAAGCTGAAGCCATGGCATATGCTTACAACTGTTGGCGACGTGAGTTCCGTGGACCTGAGGAAGAGAATTGCGGCGGAGTCTTGGTCTGGCAGCTAAACGATATCTGGCCTGGTATCAGTTGGGCCCTGGTTGATGTCGACATGAATCCCAAACCTGCATACTACATCACTAAGCGAGCATTGGACAAGGTAGTTGTTGGAATGGAACGCGTCGTCACAGAGAAGCCACCTTATATCACCACTGGCTATCTGGATAAGAAGCACAAGGTCGACGTTTGGGCTGTCAATGGACATTTGCATGAGATAAGAGTCACCTTGGAGGTCAAGGCATTTGATATCCAAAGCGGAAAGGCAGTCCAATGGAAAGGTGCTGTCACGTCAAATGAACATGTTCTCAAAGGAAACCGTTCAACTGAGCTTATGGCTGGGCTGGATATTCCAAATCCAGATGAAACGGTTTTAGTTGCATATATACGAGACGTCTCATCTGGGGAACAACTAGCCAGATGGGTGAGCTGGCCGGAGCCTCTCAAGTATGTGCACATGTCTTCTGATCTCGAGGTCACTACTGAAGTAGTGGATAGTGGATCAGCAATCGTTGTAAGAGCCAATGCACCGGCCAAAGGGGTCGTGTTGAGTGCATCCGACAGTGACGCCAAGAATCTGGTCTTTGACAATAACTTCATCGATCTGGTGCCAGACGAGGAAGTGAGAGTCGGGGTGACCGGCCTCTtgggtgatggtgttgacgtTAGGTTTCTTTATGACTGGGAGCTCGAACCGGGATTTAAGCTGTGA
- a CDS encoding related to tol protein, producing the protein MTLCSLCRTIPFDKLPTVPQDIKDGYMTGNPYIQHFRGWPPEDKGFLHYQSLDALQRSASELQCLLCNLILEQVLLCQAELEKLKLAWELNRAYEYVWPLWEFWLIKPASGRDGFWVMTFTDELGFKDEVRRREARLVAAIGLCVEDGMVTQYNQSDSIDIISPTQTFLPTRVIDVGKELNSPYVRLLETQEHDAGRYVALSYCWGEMPQFTTTRSTLQERKDGILVASLPKTHQDAIQITQMLGVRYLWIDSICICQGDKEDWERESAKMLSVYANSYLTIAASNGKDSHEGLFNEIPAIKYVQIDLVFGNLQGQALAFSLPLQEESFSTGCLMKDNRPTFPLFVDYITLPKEPLSRRGWTLQERVLSHRTLHYSSRQMLFECNEAFRGEDGLFFQARFDTIHQKGSERDAAAIDHESEHSTYKDALLKSWYRLVQLYGQRHLSVPSDKLPAISGLASIFAERLGDQYLAGLWRSDLMVGLCWQDVEVTLKGANPYGEVLEGKIAICAPMERLCPVRGESTQPVEFELRVENAQTVRTMCCFDSIEFSEDLYKEAGGIPENIQGREFFALILIELAGLRDDNLPFLGLVVERIKGKEEYQRVGNFRTSGKALRKETKGREKDRAQSITLI; encoded by the exons ATGACACTGTGCAGTCTTTGCAGGACAATCCCCTTTGATAAACTTCCTACGGTTCCCCAAGATATTAAAGATGGATATATGACCGGGAATCCTTATATCCAACACTTCCGTGGCTGGCCTCCGGAGGACAAAGGTTTCTTGCATTACCAAAGCTTAGATGCATTACAGAGATCTGCATCGGAATTGCAGTGTCTTCTCTGCAATCTTATTCTAGAGCAGGTGCTTTTGTGCCAAGcagaacttgagaagctcaagctggcTTGGGAACTGAATAGAGCATATGAGTATGTATGGCCGCTCTGGGAGTTCTGGCTTATTAAGCCTGCCTCTGGGAGAGATGGCTTTTGGGTCATGACATTCACGGATGAACTGGGATTCAAAGATGAAGTAAGGAGACGTGAGGCAAGACTGGTTGCAGCCATTGGTCTTTGCGTCGAAGATGGTATGGTTACCCAATACAACCAAAGTGACAGCATTGATATTATCAG TCCAACACAAACTTTCTTGCCAACCCGTGTTATCGATGTTGGCAAAGAACTCAACAGCCCTTACGTTAGGCTACTCGAAACTCAGGAACACGATGCAGGACGATATGTGGCCTTGAG CTATTGTTGGGGGGAAATGCCGCAATTTACTACTACTAGGTCTACGCTTCAAGAGCGAAAGGATGGTATCCTGGTAGCTAGTCTGCCAAAAACGCATCAAGATGCCATTCAGATTACCCAAATGCTTGGGGTGAGATATCTGTGGATAGATAGTATTTGTATATGCCAGGGCGATAAGGAAGACTGGGAACGAGAATCAGCCAAGATGCTTTCAGTCTATGCTAACTCATATCTAACTATCGCAGCATCTAATGGCAAGGATAGCCATGAAGGTTTGTTTAACGAGATACCAGCGATAAAATACGTTCAGATTGATCTCGTGTTTGGGAATCTCCAAGGTCAAGCTTTGGCCTTCAGCCTTCCTCTCCAAGAAGAGAGTTTCAGCACCGGGTGCTTGATGAAAGACAATCGTCCAACCTTTCCCCTATTTGTGGACTATATAACTTTGCCTAAAGAACCTCTCTCCAGACGCGGTTGGACTTTACAGGAGCGTGTTTTATCTCATAGAACTCTCCACTACAGCAGTCGGCAAATGCTATTCGAATGCAACGAAGCATTTCGCGGAGAGGACGGCTTGTTCTTTCAAGCTAGATTCGACACTATACATCAAAAGGGGAGCGAAAGAGATGCTGCAGCGATTGATCATGAAAGCGAGCATTCCACTTACAAAGACGCGTTATTGAAGTCGTGGTATAGACTGGTTCAGCTGTATGGACAACGACATCTCTCAGTACCATCGGACAAACTTCCTGCTATATCAGGCCTTGCCAGCATCTTTGCAGAGCGGTTGGGTGACCAGTACCTAGCTGGGCTTTGGCGATCTGACCTCATGGTGGGGCTGTGCTGGCAAG ATGTTGAAGTTACGCTCAAAGGCGCAAATCCCTATGGCGAGGTCCTGGAAGGAAAGATTGCGATCTGTGCGCCGATGGAACGTCTGTGTCCGGTTCGAGGAGAATCAACGCAGCCGGTTGAATTTGAACTGCGGGTGGAAAACGCTCAGACTGTACGTACAATGTGCTGCTTCGACTCTATTGAGTTCTCTGAAGACCTTTACAAGGAAGCAGGTGGAATACCGGAGAATATTCAAGGGAGGGAGTTTTTTGCTCTGATTCTTATAGAGCTAGCAGGCTTAAGAGATGACAATCTCCCATTCTTGGGGTTGGTTGTTGAAAGGATCAAGGGAAAGGAAGAATATCAGAGAGTCGGGAACTTTAGAACTTCTGGAAAAGCATTGAGGAAAGAGACCAaagggagagaaaaggatCGAGCTCAGTCAATTACTCTTATATAG
- a CDS encoding related to hard surface induced protein 3, whose translation MTSTKEGHIQWIEGLRGIASTLVWIAHVTRAFDLDLYSPVSGEGLTPRLLQLPFLRIMIQGRLGVIIFIYVTGYVCALKPLALFRRGNYEAGWSCVSKSALRRLPRLLYPSAVATIIAWTATQLGLFEAAEMTNSYYLTQTVQDKLPLSSAVRQLFANIFNTWTGAGNKYDVHQGTLFVLFKGGMFVLLFITATAKVQAKFRMGASLLLWGYLWACGRPYFMQFWWGVFMNDLHNSRLSQRISWSKSRYIPFLGFLSVAVGLFIASYPESRIELASWSRWQDQILSAIVPKDSEFPKFASSFGFCLLTIGGALLPGYTDILSHRVLVWLGKRSFAVYLLHGTLLRWLLTWMVYGTAPSPNLQIQKPEGASPKLEYAGNTWLLFCLPAWLGVLYGLAEIWTRYVDTAAERFTNQLVSHTRQEEIKGFSLV comes from the exons ATGACTTCCACCAAAGAAGGACACATACAGTGGATCGAG GGACTCCGTGGCATCGCGTCAACGCTGGTGTGGATCGCCCATGTCACACGTGCctttgatcttgatctcTACTCACCAGTCTCAGGTGAAGGATTGACACCACGACTCCTCCAACTCCCTTTCCTTCGTATAATGATCCAGGGCCGACTTGGCGTCATTATCTTCATCTATGTCACTGGCTACGTATGTGCACTAAAGCCGCTGGCGCTCTTTCGACGGGGCAATTATGAAGCAGGCTGGAGTTGCGTTTCCAAGTCAGCTCTTCGGCGGCTTCCACGCTTGTTGTATCCAAGTGCCGTTGCCACTATCATAGCGTGGACTGCGACACAGCTGGGACTCTTTGAGGCTGCAGAGATGACCAACAGCTACTATCTGACTCAGACAGTACAGGACAAGTTACCGCTATCTTCAGCTGTCAGACAACTCTTTgccaatatcttcaacacgTGGACCGGAGCCGGAAATAAGTACGACGTCCACCAGGGAACGCTTTTTGTACTCTTTAAGGGCGGAATGTTCGTGCTTCTGTTCATCACTGCGACTGCAAAGGTCCAAGCAAAGTTCAGAATGGGTGCATCCCTACTTCTATGGGGCTACCTTTGGGCCTGCGGAAGGC CATACTTCATGCAATTCTGGTGGGGAGTCTTTATGAACGATTTGCACAACTCTAGACTGTCTCAGCGTATCTCATGGAGCAAGTCTCGGTACATTCCCTTTCTCGGCTTCTTGTCAGTAGCAGTCGGTCTGTTCATTGCATCATATCCCGAAAGCCGCATTGAACTGGCTTCATGGTCACGCTGGCAAGATCAAATCCTATCAGCAATTGTCCCCAAGGACTCCGAATTTCCGAAATTCGCATCATCATTCGGGTTCTGCCTTTTGACAATTGGCGGAGCCCTACTCCCTGGATATACGGACATTCTATCCCATCGCGTCCTGGTATGGCTTGGGAAACGGTCTTTTGCAGTGTATCTTCTTCACGGCACGCTACTAAGATGGTTACTCACATGGATGGTGTATGGAACTGCTCCATCACCCAATCTACAGATTCAGAAACCAGAAGGCGCTTCTCCAAAACTTGAATATGCGGGTAATACGTGGTTACTCTTCTGCCTACCGGCTTGGCTTGGGGTTTTATACGGACTTGCTGAGATCTGGACAAGATACGTTGATACAGCAGCTGAACGGTTCACCAATCAACTCGTTTCTCACACACGACAGGAGGAAATCAAGGGCTTTTCACTTGTCTAA
- a CDS encoding probable chitin binding protein: MSSLQPAHKGILILLGVALVFFYFQSSSDYGSSISLRERTKVHRRCVTPRTIALTYDDNPNEGIYDLLALLKSYNATATFFPNAPHHYNTVRLDKYVHDAHAAGHQIGIHTWDHINLDDAGHERALDNIEKMNAWLYNVIGSRSSFVRPPYGACEIDCRMTLTGNGYKIIQWNMDTLDWIFGTDDKFESTIEIIKNWVGNQPDIDKDDYAGPIVLMHGRYHTSATVVTQHLLDLFTSKGFKFVSISECLGLDRW; this comes from the exons ATGTCTAGCTTACAGCCAGCTCACAAGGGGATCTTGATTCTACTCGGAGTCGCCCTAGTTTTCTTCTA CTTCCAGAGTAGCTCAGACTATGGTTCGTCTATCAGCTTGAGAGAACGCACAAAGGTACACA GGCGATGTGTTACACCACGCACTATTGCTCTCACGTATGACGATAATCCTAATGAGGGCATATACGACCTCTTGGCGCTCTTAAAGAGCTACAACGCAACAGCGACGTTCTTCCCGAATGCTCCGCACCATTACAATACGGTGAGATTGGATAAATACGTTCATGATGCACATGCAGCGGGGCATCAAATTGGAATCCATAC GTGGGACCATATTAACCTAGATGATGCTGGCCATGAAAGGGCCTTGGATAATATC GAAAAGATGAATGCGTGGCTATATAATGTCATCGGATCACGATCCAGTTTCGTTAGACCTCCTTATGGTGCCTGTGAAATTGACTGCAGGATGACCTTGACTGGCAACGGGTACAAAATTATACAGTGGAACATGGACACGTTAGACTGGATCTTTGGGACTGATGACAAGTTTGAGTCCACCATTGAGATTATCAAGAATTGGGTGGGCAATCAACCCGACATCGATAAGGACGACTATGCAGGGCCCATCGTCTTGATGCATGGCCGATACCATACAAGTGCTACGGTTGTAACGCAACATTTGTTGGATCTTTTTACCTCCAAGGGTTTCAAATTTGTGTCTATTTCTGAATGTTTGGGCTTGGATAGATGGTAG
- a CDS encoding related to deacetylase translates to MKSFLKAAVSTFLLVGTVAGAAIEDPVELFNRQAAGVVIRQCTRPGVLALAYDDGPGQYTSQLVDILNNAGAKATLFLTGTLYGCIYNQQAAIKKAYNSGHQIASHTWTHPQNFGSLSTDGLKQEMQKVEQALVNIIGKKPAYMRPPYLATGGNVLPTMQQLGYKVITDDVDSGDWNGQSAQQSLQKFQQAGAGGNGHIPLMHETYASTVQTLTPALINWAKQNNLKLVTVADCLGNAGGAYQSGTFTGNGQNYC, encoded by the exons ATGAAGTCATTCCTCAAGGCTGCTGTCAGCACTTTCCTGCTCGTTGGCACCGTTGCCGGCGCTGCTATCGAGGACCCAgttgagctcttcaaccGCCAGGCCGCTGGTGTTGTCATCCGCCAATGCACCAGACCCGGTGTCCTCGCTCTCGCCTACGATGACGGCCCTGGACAGTACACCAGCCAGCTCGTCGACATCCTCAACAACGCCGGTGCCAAGGCCACCCTCTTCCTGACCGGCACACTCTACGGCTGCATCTACAACCAGCAGGCCGCCATCAAGAAGGCCTACAACTCGGGCCACCAGATCGCCAGTCACACCTGGACTCACCCCCAGAACTTCGGCAGTCTCAGCACCGACGGGCTGAAGCAGGAGATGCAGAAGGTGGAGCAGGCcctcgtcaacatcatcggcAAGAAGCCCGCCTACATGCGACCTCCCTACCTCGCCACCGGCGGCAACGTCTTGCCCACCATGCAGCAGCTCGGATACAAGGTCATCACCGACGATGTCGACTCGGGTGACTGGAACGGACAATCGGCCCAGCAGAGTCTGCAGAAGTTCCAGcaggctggtgctggtggaaaCGGTCACATTCCCCTCATGCACGAGACCTACGCCAGCACGGTGCAGACTCTCACTCCTGCCTTGATCAACTGGGCTAAGCAGAACAACCTGAAGCTCGTCACTGTTG CTGACTGCCTTGGTAACGCTGGTGGTGCTTACCAGTCCGGAACGTTCACTGGCAACGGACAGAACTACTGTTAA
- a CDS encoding probable CYB2-L-lactate dehydrogenase (cytochrome b2), protein MSREFSEEDIAVHNKPDDLWLAINDNVYDFTDFAPDHPGGVEIIYQYAGKDASDEYNSFHAPSLVQKALDAKYHLGSLKVSKSIKKKESESNGQATNKPRNPNERPPLRNIINLHDFENVASTALAKKEYAYISGGANDNLTRDANASFLGRIWLRPAVMRDVRTVNTTAELFGCNLQLPVYISPTGAALTGGEQGELALAKGAAKAGIIQTLATPSSFPHEDVLDVTPERAFFQLYVNKNRKLSEDLLKKVTETGKIKALFVTADLPVVSKREADERVKSENAGAGEDWKGSGLARQTGSFIDPSLNWDDITWLRAQVDVPIVIKGIQRWEDAKLAMQHDVQGIVLSNHGGRAADTAPPAILLLLELHKNCPEVFNKLVVLVDGGFRRGSDVLKAICLGASAVGLGRPFAYSVGYGEDGVVHAFNILRDELETAMRLCGLTDLADASPDYVNTSDVDHLVRVGGHPYARKVRRRGSRL, encoded by the exons ATGTCGAGAGAGTTTTCAGAGGAGGATATCGCCGTGCATAACAAACCGGATGACTTATGGCTTGCAATCAATGATAATGTCTACGACTTTACGGATTTTGCGCCAGATCACCCAGGAGGTGTTGAGA TAATCTACCAATATGCCGGCAAGGATGCGAGTGACGAATATAACAGTTTCCACGCGCCTTCACTTGTACAAAAAGCCCTAGATGCCAAATATCATCTCGGATCCCTCAAAGTGtccaagagcatcaagaagaaggaatcGGAGTCCAATGGGCAAGCAACGAACAAACCAAGAAATCCCAATGAGAGACCTCCTCTTCGCAACATAATCAACTTGCACGACTTTGAGAACGTAGCATCAACAGCCCTGGCAAAGAAGGAATACGCGTACATCAGTGGAGGAGCGAACGATAACCTCACCCGTGACGCAAACGCCTCATTTCTCGGACGGATCTGGCTACGGCCGGCAGTCATGAGAGACGTCCGGACAGTCAACACCACAGCTGAGCTATTTGGGTGCAATCTCCAGTTGCCAGTATACATCTCACCAACTGGTGCAGCATTGACTGGCGGTGAACAAGGCGAACTCGCATTAGCCAAAGGAGCAGCAAAGGCGGGTATCATCCAGACACTGGCGACACCCTCATCCTTCCCGCATGAAGATGTTCTCGACGTCACGCCCGAACGAGCCTTTTTCCAGTTATATGTGAACAAGAACCGGAAACTGTCAGAAGACCTGCTGAAAAAGGTCACAGAAAccggcaagatcaaggcacTCTTCGTCACAGCAGATTTACCCGTCGTGTCCAAGCGAGAAGCTGACGAGAGGGTTAAAAGCGAGAACGCCGGAGCAGGGGAAGATTGGAAAGGATCGGGGCTCGCGCGTCAGACGGGCTCGTTCATTGATCCGTCTCTGAATTGGGACGATATCACTTGGCTCCGTGCTCAGGTCGACGTACCTATCGTTATCAAGGGGATTCAGAGATGGGAAGATGCTAAATTGGCTATGCAGCACGATGTACAAGGTATTGTTCTCAGCAATCACGGAGGTCGCGCAGCAGACACAGCTCCTCCAGCAATTTTGCTACTCTTGGAACTTCATAAGAATTGCCCTGAAGTGTTCAATaagctggtggtgctggtcgATGGCGGATTTAGAAGAGGCTCTGATGTTCTCAAAGCCATCTGCCTTGGTGCATCAGCTGTTGGCCTTGGAAGACCCTTTGCATACTCAGTAGGCTACGGCGAAGATGGCGTTGTACACGCCTTCAACA TTTTACGAGATGAGCTGGAAACCGCGATGCGTCTTTGTGGCTTGACGGACTTGGCAGATGCTAGCCCCGACTATGTAAACACTTCGGATGTAGATCATCTTGTCCGCGTTGGAGGACATCCTTACGCCCGAAAAGTGCGGAGACGCGGTTCTaggctttga
- a CDS encoding probable glucokinase gives MLEDGLGDSQQATVQSVAQEFEVGSVKIQEITKYFVNQIKNGLKDKHAYQIPSFVTHIPSGREKGLFLAVDLGGTNCRVCAVTLHGDSTFDVFQKKHLVPHDIRVHSSHKPLFNFIALKIEDLLREHNSIGGGETPEASFNLGFTFSFTCEQTSISSGTLVHWDKGWDIPSTLGQDPCALLQEAIDDISLPVRVRVLANDAVGTLLTRAYTSKIKNSTLASIILGTGTNAAYIEQLPNIQRLELGTAAASNSHGIMVINTEWGSWDDGLKVLPQTRFDKLVDESSSDPGCGLLEKMVSGMYLGELLRLSLLDLMRSNALDMSFPDGSPVYIQMGVDSAFLSKIAESTPENSLSALSYITDTLAATGVTSRDLQTIQMLATVIVKRSARLVGAGLAAILIQSGRLDTSGMSQKTGLEAHTHQIHEKSTSAKTGSRWNAFTRFMRRMFGCIRPEEPLATSTSGSSYDSKDTLESSELTDGVIDIAVDGSLFEFHTAFESFMRTALRDVEAIGKANEARIKIELTRDGSGTGAALIAAAAA, from the exons ATGTTGGAGGATGGCTTAGGGGACAGCCAGCAGGCAACTGTTCAATCGGTTGCCCAAGAGTTCGAGGTTGGGAGCGTGAAAATACAGGAGATAACGAAGTACTTTGTCAATCAGATAA AAAATGGTTTGAAAGACAAGCATGCTTATCAGATACCATCCTTCGTCACCCATATTCCAAGTGGCCGAGAGAAGGGCCTTTTCCTTGCAGTAGACCTTGGCGGTACGAACTGTCGCGTGTGCGCGGTTACACTTCATGGCGACTCGACTTTTGATGtgttccagaagaagcaccTCGTCCCTCATGATATCCGAGTACACTCAAGTCACAAACCTCTGTTCAATTTCATCGCCCTGAAGATCGAAGATCTCCTTCGTGAGCACAATAGTATTGGGGGTGGTGAGACTCCAGAGGCCTCCTTCAATCTTGGCTTCACGTTCAGCTTCACTTGTGAACAGACTTCCATCTCAAGCGGTACCCTCGTCCACTGGGACAAAGGATGGGATATTCCAAGCACTCTGGGTCAAGATCCTTGCGCATTACTACAGGAGGCGATTGACGATATCTCATTACCAGTGCGAGTTCGCGTTCTGGCCAACGATGCAGTCGGAACGCTACTCACTAGAGCATATACCTCGAAAATAAAGAACTCTACCTTGGCATCTATAATCCTCGGGACCGGCACGAATGCTGCGTATATTGAGCAGCTGCCAAACATCCAGAGACTCGAACTTGGCACAGCGGCCGCTTCCAATAGTCACGGGATCATGGTGATCAATACAGAATGGGGATCATGGGACGATGGGCTGAAGGTTCTTCCTCAAACACGATTCGACAAACTCGTTGACGAGTCTTCTTCAGATCCTGGATGCGGTCTTCTCGAGAAGATGGTCTCTGGCATGTATCTCGGAGAGCTACTACGCTTGTCGCTCTTGGATCTGATGCGCAGCAATGCATTAGACATGTCATTCCCGGACGGAAGCCCTGTTTACATACAGATGGGGGTTGACAGTGCATTTTTGTCCAAGATTGCAGAATCGACACCAGAGAATTCGCTGTCCGCTTTGTCTTATATCACCGACACTCTAGCAGCAACAGGTGTGACATCGAGGGACTTGCAGACTATCCAGATGTTGGCTACTGTAATCGTGAAGCGATCTGCTCGATTAGTAGGCGCCGGTCTTGCTGCAATCCTCATTCAGTCTGGCAGGCTTGATACTTCAGGCATGTCTCAGAAAACAGGCCTGGAAGCTCATACACATCAAATACACGAGAAGTCGACATCAGCGAAGACTGGCAGCCGGTGGAACGCCTTTACACGATTTATGCGACGCATGTTTGGCTGTATACGCCCGGAAGAGCCTTTGGCAACATCGACAAGCGGATCGTCATATGACTCGAAAGACACGCTCGAGTCTTCGGAACTGACAGATGGGGTGATTGATATTGCGGTCGATGGCTCACTTTTCGAATTCCATACTGCTTTCGAGAGCTTCATGCGTACTGCTCTGCGTGACGTTGAAGCAATTGGGAAGGCTAATGAAGCAAGGATAAAAATAGAGCTTACAAGAGATGGTTCTGGGACTGGTGCAGCACTCATAGCTGCTGCAGCAGCGTAG